A DNA window from Amycolatopsis sp. DSM 110486 contains the following coding sequences:
- a CDS encoding urease subunit beta — MRPGEIIPGDEPVELNPGRERARLLVRNLGDRPVQVGSHYHFAAVNPGLEFDREAARGHRLDVPAGTSVRFEPGVEREVDLVPLRGNRRVPGLRTEYAGEF, encoded by the coding sequence GTGCGGCCAGGCGAGATCATTCCCGGCGATGAGCCCGTGGAGCTGAACCCCGGACGGGAGAGGGCGCGGCTGCTCGTGCGCAACCTCGGTGACCGGCCCGTGCAGGTGGGTTCGCACTACCACTTCGCGGCGGTGAACCCGGGTCTGGAGTTCGACCGCGAAGCCGCGCGAGGGCACCGGCTCGACGTGCCGGCCGGGACGTCGGTGCGGTTCGAGCCCGGCGTGGAGCGGGAAGTCGATCTTGTTCCGCTGCGGGGAAACCGGCGGGTGCCGGGGTTGCGCACCGAATATGCCGGGGAGTTCTGA
- a CDS encoding urease subunit gamma gives MHLSPQERDKLLVHVAADVARRRLDRGVLLNYPEAVALITDHVLEGARDGLSVSELASSGRSVLSRAQVLSGVPEMVDSVQVEATFPDGTKLVTVHDPIV, from the coding sequence ATGCACCTGAGCCCGCAGGAACGCGACAAGCTGCTGGTCCACGTCGCCGCCGATGTCGCGCGCCGCCGGCTTGACCGCGGCGTGCTGCTGAACTACCCCGAGGCCGTCGCGCTGATCACCGACCACGTGCTCGAAGGGGCGCGCGACGGGCTTTCCGTGAGCGAGCTCGCATCGAGCGGACGCAGCGTGCTCTCGCGTGCGCAGGTGCTTTCCGGAGTGCCCGAAATGGTCGACTCCGTGCAGGTGGAGGCCACTTTCCCGGACGGGACGAAACTCGTCACCGTGCACGACCCGATCGTCTAG